In Triticum aestivum cultivar Chinese Spring chromosome 5B, IWGSC CS RefSeq v2.1, whole genome shotgun sequence, the following proteins share a genomic window:
- the LOC123117705 gene encoding aspartic proteinase nepenthesin-1-like: protein MELGTHALALLPLVLVASLAMFLQPAVATHGMPRPSGGFSLRLVPSAGWNSTMHVDGGGFLHLNEQAATTALRPHVHGPRGLTYSVATTVGTGRGRRTYDLVLDTVSSLTWMQCLPIAHPFPQMPPPFNLEISTSFRRVPHGSNLCHKPSRGNECEFRATRLDGAHASGVLGTETFAFADDGGRAAAAEVGGVVFGCAHIATGFHGHGVLAGVLGLGKLMPSLIWTRLRQHRQDGRFSYCLFGPTRPERHGFLRFGADVPATGHMKSTNILYMRWTSPDFSAYFVKLLGVSVAGKRLAGPPGRHMVDLFQRHKSGGRWYGGCLIDPGTGTTMMTQLAYNVLEHAVEEHVKRLGTPLVRHHGYRLCFSGTTQAAIPHLPTMTLHFEEGGEDDGDLVIRPQQLFVFVQHDICLAVVPSEHMTIIGAMQQVDTRFVYDITAGKIHFAPERCSNDTGGPN, encoded by the coding sequence ATGGAGCTTGGCACACACGCTCTCGCCCTCCTCCCGCTGGTGCTTGTTGCCTCTCTGGCGATGTTCCTCCAGCCTGCCGTTGCAACCCATGGCATGCCACGCCCCAGCGGAGGCTTCAGCCTGCGCCTGGTGCCCAGCGCCGGCTGGAACAGCACCATGCACGTCGACGGCGGCGGCTTCCTGCACCTCAACGAGCAGGCAGCCACCACTGCGCTTCGGCCGCATGTCCACGGGCCGAGAGGGCTGACATACAGCGTGGCCACCACCGTTGGGACGGGCCGCGGCCGCCGCACCTACGACCTGGTGCTGGACACGGTCAGCAGCCTGACATGGATGCAGTGCTTGCCGATTGCGCATCCGTTCCCACAGATGCCGCCGCCCTTCAACCTGGAGATCTCGACGTCGTTCAGACGCGTCCCGCACGGGAGCAACCTGTGTCATAAGCCATCCAGGGGCAACGAGTGCGAGTTCCGGGCCACCCGCCTCGACGGCGCGCATGCGAGCGGTGTGCTCGGCACCGAGACCTTCGCCTTCGCGGACGATGGCGGCCGCGCCGCAGCCGCGGAGGTTGGTGGCGTCGTCTTTGGCTGCGCGCACATCGCCACAGGATTCCACGGCCATGGAGTACTAGCCGGCGTCCTCGGCCTGGGGAAGCTGATGCCGTCTCTCATTTGGACTCGGCTCCGCCAGCACCGGCAGGACGGCCGCTTCTCCTACTGCCTCTTCGGTCCCACGCGTCCGGAGAGGCACGGCTTCCTCCGGTTCGGCGCCGATGTCCCGGCCACCGGCCACATGAAGAGCACCAACATCCTCTACATGCGCTGGACCAGCCCGGATTTCAGCGCCTACTTCGTCAAACTCCTCGGCGTCAGCGTCGCCGGCAAGCGCCTGGCCGGGCCACCCGGACGCCACATGGTCGACTTATTCCAGCGCCACAAGTCGGGCGGTAGGTGGTACGGCGGGTGCCTGATCGATCCTGGGACGGGCACGACGATGATGACGCAGCTCGCGTACAACGTCCTGGAGCACGCCGTGGAGGAGCACGTCAAGAGACTGGGGACGCCGCTTGTCAGGCACCACGGGTATCGCCTTTGCTTCAGCGGCACGACTCAGGCCGCCATCCCGCACCTGCCGACGATGACGCTGCACTTCGAGGAGGGCGGGGAGGACGACGGTGACCTCGTGATAAGGCCGCAACAACTCTTCGTCTTCGTTCAGCACGACATCTGCCTCGCCGTGGTGCCGAGCGAGCACATGACCATCATCGGCGCGATGCAGCAGGTGGACACGCGCTTTGTCTATGACATCACAGCTGGCAAGATCCACTTCGCTCCCGAGAGATGCAGCAACGATACAGGCGGCCCCAACTGA